From the genome of Tachysurus vachellii isolate PV-2020 chromosome 2, HZAU_Pvac_v1, whole genome shotgun sequence, one region includes:
- the psmd11b gene encoding 26S proteasome non-ATPase regulatory subunit 11B yields the protein MAAAAVVEFQRAQSLISTDRNASIDILHSIVRRDVQQDDEEAVRVKEQSILELGTLLAKTGQAAELGGLLKFVRPFLISISKAKAARLVRSLLDLFLDMEAATGQEVELCLECIEWAKAEKRTFLRQALEARLISLYFDTKRYQEALQLGSQLLQELKKMDDKALLVEVQLLESKTYHALSNLPKARASLTSARTTANAIYCPPKLQAALDMQSGIIHAAEEKDWKTAYSYFFEAFEGYDSIDSPRAITALKYMLLCKIMLNLPEEVQSLISGKLALRYAGRQTDALKCVAQASKNRSLADFEKALTEYTKELRDDPIISTHLAKLYDNLLEQNLIRVIEPFSRVQITHISDLIKLSKGDVERKLSQMILDKKFHGILDQGEGVLIIFEEPPVDKTYEAALETIQNMSKVVDSLYNKAKKLT from the exons ATGGCAGCCGCGGCAGTGGTTGAGTTTCAGAGAGCTCAGTCTCTTATTAGTACGGATCGAAACGCATCAATCGATATTTTACATTCAATAG TCAGGCGAGATGTTCAGCAAGATGATGAAGAGGCAGTGCGTGTTAAAGAACAGAGCATCCTGGAGCTTGGCACTCTCCTGGCTAAGACAGGACAAGCTGCAG AGCTTGGTGGTCTCCTGAAGTTTGTCAGACCTTTCCTGATCTCCATAAGCAAGGCAAAGGCGGCACGACTGGTGCGCTCTCTGTTGGATCTTTTCCTGGATATGGAGGCAGCCACAGGACAAGAGGTTGAGCTGTGTCTGGAGTGCATTGAGTGGGCCAAAGCTGAGAAGAGGACATTCCTCCGACAGGCTCTTGAG GCTCGTTTGATCTCACTTTACTTTGACACTAAGAGGTACCAGGAGGCTTTGCAGTTGG gctCCCAGTTACTCCAGGAGCTCAAGAAGATGGATGATAAAGCTTTACTTGTGGAAGTCCAGCTACTTGAGAGTAAAACTTATCATGCACTCAGTAACTTGCCCAAGGCCAGAGCTTCCCTTACCTCTGCCAGAACCACAGCCAATGCCATCTATTGTCCACCCAAACTCCAGGCGGCTTTGGACATGCAGTCAG GCATTATCCATGCTGCTGAAGAGAAGGATTGGAAAACAGCTTATTCTTACTTCTTTGAGGCTTTTGAAGGCTATGATTCCATTGACAGCCCCAGGGCCATAACTGCGCTGAAATACATGCTTCTCTGCAAAATAATGCTAAACTT GCCAGAGGAAGTCCAGTCCTTGATCAGTGGCAAATTGGCCTTGCGTTACGCCGGGAGACAG ACAGATGCGCTAAAGTGTGTAGCGCAAGCCAGCAAGAACAGGTCATTAGCAGATTTTGAAAAG GCGCTGACTGAGTACACAAAAGAGCTGAGAGATGATCCCATCATCAGCACACACCTGGCCAAACTCTATGACAACCTGCTGGAGCAGAACCTTATCCGGGTCATCGAGCCCTTCTCCAGAGTACAG ATAACACACATATCAGATCTCATCAAACTCTCAAAG GGTGATGTTGAGAGAAAGTTGTCACAAATGATCCTGGACAAGAAGTTTCATG GCATCCTTGACCAAGGTGAGGGAGTCCTGATTATATTTGAGGAGCCTCCTGTTGATAAGACCTACGAGGCAGCTCTTGAAACTATCCAGAACATGAGCAAAGTTGTGGACTCACTGTACAACAAAGCTAAGAAGTTAACATAG
- the cdk5r1b gene encoding cyclin-dependent kinase 5 activator 1b codes for MGTVLSLSPSYRKAALFEDGPATVGPYTAVQNSKNAKDKNLKRHSLINVLPWKRIVAVSTKKKGSKKVQPNTTYQNNVTHLNNENLKKSQSCANLSTFTQEQSSPSNQGSKSSNNVASSVKKAPLSNSSVAPGTPKRVIVQASTSELLRCLGEFLCRRCYRLKHLSPTDPVLWLRSVDRSLLLQGWQDQGFITPANVVFVYMLCRDVVSSELATEHELQAVLLTCLYLSYSYMGNEISYPLKPFLVESSKETFWDRCLSIINLMSAKMLQINSDPHYFTQVFADLKNESQKEEERSRLLIGLDR; via the coding sequence ATGGGGACCGTCCTGTCACTCTCTCCCAGCTACCGGAAGGCTGCCCTGTTCGAAGATGGTCCAGCCACAGTAGGCCCCTACACGGCTGTTCAAAACAGCAAGAATGCTAAAGACAAGAATTTGAAGCGTCACTCGCTCATCAACGTGTTACCGTGGAAGAGGATAGTAGCTGTTTCGACCAAGAAAAAGGGTTCTAAGAAAGTGCAGCCCAATACGACATACCAGAACAATGTCACCCATCTGAACAATGAAAACCTGAAGAAGTCACAGTCCTGTGCCAACCTCTCCACATTCACCCAGGAGCAGTCAAGCCCATCCAATCAAGGCTCTAAGAGCTCTAACAATGTGGCCTCATCTGTCAAGAAAGCACCCTTGTCCAATTCTAGTGTGGCTCCTGGTACACCCAAGAGGGTGATCGTTCAGGCCTCGACCAGCGAACTGCTGCGCTGCCTTGGAGAATTCCTGTGTCGGAGGTGCTACCGCCTCAAGCACCTTTCTCCTACTGACCCAGTGTTATGGCTGCGCAGTGTTGACCGTTCTCTGCTGCTGCAAGGCTGGCAGGACCAAGGTTTCATCACCCCAGCAAACGTTGTCTTTGTTTACATGCTCTGTCGAGATGTGGTCTCTTCAGAACTAGCAACAGAACACGAGCTGCAGGCAGTGCTTCTTACCTGTCTCTACTTATCCTACTCCTACATGGGCAATGAAATCTCCTATCCTCTAAAGCCATTCCTGGTGGAAAGCTCAAAGGAAACCTTCTGGGACCGTTGCCTGTCTATAATCAACCTGATGAGTGCCAAGATGCTGCAAATCAACTCAGACCCACACTACTTCACCCAGGTGTTTGCAGACCTCAAGAACGAGAGCcagaaggaagaggagaggagccGTTTACTCATTGGGCTAGACCGGTGA